Proteins from one Burkholderia oklahomensis C6786 genomic window:
- a CDS encoding GntR family transcriptional regulator, which translates to MDIGWSALAPDARSDTPLYLQLARNLADAIHGGTWRAGEALPSERGLSSAAGVSRITARRALALLVEQGLIRRVRGAGSFITPRVADPLSRLVGFSAKMRQRGFAPDSVWLARSLRAARRDEIARFGLSSGATVARLERLRRADGVVMAYERSTLPATCVPEPQVLEGSLYSYLQSRGLEVVRASQRFRAVNAPTDVAQWLGVAPGAALLVITRIGYGADRRAIETTETYCRDDYYDFVAELKR; encoded by the coding sequence ATGGACATCGGCTGGTCGGCGCTGGCGCCGGACGCCCGCAGCGACACCCCGCTCTACCTGCAGCTCGCCCGCAATCTCGCCGACGCGATTCACGGCGGCACATGGCGAGCCGGCGAAGCGCTGCCGTCCGAGCGCGGCTTGTCGTCGGCGGCCGGCGTGTCGCGGATCACGGCGCGCCGCGCGCTCGCGCTCCTCGTCGAGCAGGGCCTCATCCGCCGCGTGCGCGGCGCGGGCAGCTTCATCACGCCGCGCGTCGCCGATCCGCTGTCGCGGCTCGTCGGGTTCTCGGCGAAGATGCGCCAGCGCGGGTTCGCGCCCGATTCGGTGTGGCTCGCGCGCAGCCTGCGCGCCGCGCGCCGCGACGAAATCGCGCGCTTCGGTCTTTCGTCCGGCGCGACGGTCGCGCGCCTCGAACGGCTGCGGCGCGCGGACGGCGTCGTGATGGCGTACGAGCGCTCGACGCTGCCCGCGACCTGCGTGCCCGAGCCGCAGGTGCTCGAAGGGTCGCTGTACAGCTACCTGCAGTCGCGCGGCCTCGAAGTGGTGCGCGCGTCGCAGCGGTTTCGCGCGGTGAACGCGCCGACCGACGTCGCGCAATGGCTCGGCGTCGCGCCGGGCGCCGCGCTGCTCGTCATCACGCGGATCGGTTACGGCGCCGACCGGCGCGCGATCGAGACGACCGAAACCTATTGCCGCGACGACTATTACGATTTCGTCGCCGAGCTGAAACGCTGA